The following proteins are co-located in the Echinicola sp. 20G genome:
- a CDS encoding serine hydrolase, with product MKYALILFLCFWFHSTFSQIDTAINAQRTDILPESKTDLIFNKINTFHNNTQLAFAFIKNGQTSYYGVKRLNDSIVSINNSQSIFEIGSITKVFTSTLLAYLVEENKITLNDNINDFLPFPMKDDIKITFKSLANHTSGLPRIPSNLAMANPQNPYKGYDEEKLKAYLMEELSLLDTSGMKSQYSNLGAGLLGYTLGVIEDESYSELLQQRIFSPLHMNSSTANRQELNKVIVKGLGPMGQETANWDMEVLSGAGGILSNVEDLSKFALAQFDSSYTALALTRQKTVHVVNNVDIGLGWAIINRAPKNKWYWHNGGTGGYSSSMVIDNKNQNAVIILSNLSAFHPNKGNVDQLSFELMESLEQ from the coding sequence ATGAAATATGCTTTAATCCTCTTTCTTTGCTTTTGGTTCCATAGCACCTTTTCTCAAATTGATACTGCCATCAATGCACAAAGAACAGATATTTTACCCGAGTCAAAAACTGACCTGATATTTAACAAGATCAACACTTTCCACAACAACACTCAATTGGCATTTGCCTTTATTAAAAATGGCCAAACCTCCTATTATGGAGTCAAAAGGCTCAATGACAGCATTGTAAGCATCAATAACAGTCAAAGCATCTTTGAAATCGGCTCCATCACCAAAGTATTTACTTCTACTCTCTTAGCCTATCTGGTAGAAGAAAATAAAATTACCCTTAATGACAATATCAATGATTTTTTACCCTTTCCCATGAAGGATGACATCAAAATCACTTTTAAGTCACTCGCCAACCACACTTCAGGACTGCCAAGAATCCCCTCCAACCTCGCCATGGCAAATCCCCAAAACCCTTATAAAGGATATGATGAGGAAAAACTAAAAGCTTACCTTATGGAAGAACTTAGCCTTCTGGACACTAGCGGAATGAAGTCACAGTATTCCAATCTTGGAGCAGGCCTCTTAGGCTATACACTAGGAGTAATTGAGGATGAGAGTTATTCCGAACTACTGCAACAAAGGATCTTCTCACCCCTACATATGAACAGTAGCACTGCCAACAGACAAGAGCTAAATAAAGTTATAGTCAAAGGACTGGGACCTATGGGACAGGAAACTGCCAATTGGGACATGGAGGTGCTAAGTGGAGCGGGAGGGATTTTATCCAATGTGGAAGACTTATCCAAGTTTGCATTGGCCCAATTTGACAGCAGCTACACTGCTTTGGCCCTGACCCGCCAAAAGACAGTTCATGTGGTCAATAATGTAGATATCGGTCTAGGATGGGCAATTATCAATAGAGCGCCCAAGAACAAATGGTACTGGCATAATGGTGGCACAGGTGGCTATAGTTCCTCCATGGTGATCGACAACAAAAATCAAAATGCTGTCATTATCCTTTCCAATCTTTCAGCTTTTCATCCAAATAAAGGCAATGTAGATCAACTCAGTTTTGAACTAATGGAAAGTCTAGAACAATAA
- a CDS encoding MFS transporter produces the protein MRKALLALAIGGFGIGTTEFVIMGILPEIAEAFQISIPKAGHFIAAYALGVVVGAPILTTIGNRWPANKVLFALMIWFTIFNTLSAFSNNYTSFLIMRFLSGLPHGAFFGIGAVVAGKLSKEGKEAQAISIMFGGLTVANVVGVPLATFLGKHFQWNITFLIVGIIGLLTLASVKLWMPTMEKSSSSSISQEFSIFKRSELWLSILLTAIGTGGFFAWYSYIAPLITNVAGHPETVVPYAMILAGLGMVFGNFIGAKLAEKMLPIYAVMITLVMMALMLVANTYLATDKTAVLIMTFIIGTVSFCLVTPIQIVIIKASKGAETLGSSLNQSSFNIGNALGAYLAGLPIAMGYGFTSADLVGAGIACSGLFIAIAILMVRKKKEKKRALMKASYS, from the coding sequence ATGAGAAAGGCGCTACTTGCATTGGCTATTGGTGGTTTTGGTATTGGAACGACGGAATTTGTCATCATGGGTATCTTGCCTGAGATTGCCGAGGCCTTCCAAATATCCATTCCCAAAGCGGGTCACTTTATCGCTGCCTATGCCTTGGGCGTTGTGGTTGGAGCACCTATTCTGACCACTATAGGCAACAGGTGGCCAGCAAACAAAGTCCTCTTTGCCTTGATGATCTGGTTCACCATTTTCAATACGCTTTCAGCATTTTCCAATAATTACACTTCTTTTCTGATCATGAGGTTTTTGTCCGGGCTACCTCATGGTGCCTTTTTTGGGATAGGAGCTGTAGTAGCCGGAAAACTCTCCAAGGAAGGAAAAGAAGCCCAAGCCATCTCCATTATGTTTGGAGGACTCACGGTTGCCAATGTGGTTGGTGTACCGCTGGCTACCTTTCTCGGTAAACACTTTCAGTGGAACATTACCTTCCTAATCGTCGGTATCATCGGGTTACTTACCTTAGCCAGTGTAAAGTTATGGATGCCTACCATGGAAAAGTCTTCCTCTAGTAGCATATCCCAGGAATTCAGCATTTTTAAGCGATCAGAACTGTGGTTAAGTATTCTTTTGACCGCCATTGGGACTGGAGGCTTTTTTGCCTGGTACAGTTATATTGCCCCTCTGATTACCAATGTAGCCGGTCACCCGGAAACAGTAGTTCCTTATGCCATGATACTGGCAGGCCTGGGAATGGTTTTTGGTAATTTTATCGGTGCAAAACTAGCGGAAAAAATGCTTCCAATCTATGCAGTGATGATCACCTTGGTCATGATGGCCCTCATGCTTGTTGCCAACACCTACCTGGCCACTGATAAAACAGCCGTACTGATCATGACCTTTATCATTGGAACCGTTTCATTTTGTCTGGTTACCCCCATTCAAATTGTGATTATCAAAGCCTCCAAGGGCGCTGAAACCTTGGGCTCTTCCCTTAATCAAAGCTCATTCAATATTGGAAATGCTTTAGGAGCTTACCTAGCAGGTTTGCCTATTGCCATGGGCTATGGATTTACCTCTGCTGACCTGGTGGGAGCAGGCATTGCTTGTTCCGGTCTTTTTATTGCCATTGCCATTCTGATGGTCAGAAAGAAGAAAGAGAAAAAAAGAGCGCTTATGAAAGCCAGTTATTCTTAA